The genomic region GATCAACATCATGTGCAATGACCACCAACTGTGCTTTACTCTGAATGCAACCAAATATTTGTTTTCATGACTATGGgcattaaaataaataattgaattaCTTAATGTAAAAATTGCATCACTTCATGGCCACAAGTTAAAATTGATCTTGTAGAAAAACACAATAAACTGCTAAAGCCTACAGCACAGAACCAGCAATACCTGTTCAATAAGATAAGTTACGTGATTGATACCATATTTCACAACAATAGGCTTCTTGACTTCAATAGGTTTTCCTTCTGCCTCTGCCTGAGCCTTTTTCAAAAGCCTCTCCTTTTTTGCAGCTTTGTCTTCTGGTCTGTATTTTAAGAGCATCTTGAACAGGTTTGATGCTACACGCAGAATAGGAAAATGTAAAATCAGCACCATAGATGCATACAATGTAATATTCACAGAAAAATATAACTCCAGACAAACAATAATCATGCATTAGATGTTTTGTTTTGGAAATGCAGTGACAAGCATAGTAGCATTCCACTTGAAAACCACAatacattttaatattttaaaagtccCACAAGAAAAATGAAAAGGAGCAGAGCACATTACCAAGATTCTTGTCAAGGGTTTTGGTGAACTGGTTAAGAGCAGGGGGGACCTTGAGGCGCTGCTTGAGAATACGGCGCTGGCGTTGAATGCGGATTATCTTTGGCCATTTAACAAATCGGTGCAAATCCTTCTTCGGTGGGAGAGCTCCTCCAATCCCAAACTGCTTCGGTCGCTTCTCAAACAAAGGGTTGACCACTTTGGTCACCTTCTTCTTGGCAGCTACTGGGGGCTTCACCCCTCTCTTTGGAGCCTGCATTGAATCATTCATCCCCACAACACTCATCAAATTCTACACCAATAGCTAACAAATCCATCCATAGGTAAAAAACTAGACTGCAAGCTTGCCATCCCCACAACACTCATTATCTCCTACACCAATAGTTAACACATCCACAAATTGGAAAACAGCAGACTGAAAGCTTACCATCATCAATCTTTACGATTTTCAATATGTGAGATGGAGTTATCATGGCAGGTCATGTGGGTTTCTGGGTTTCAAAACCTTGCCACCCAGATGGAGCACTGACCTTCAAGATTGCAGTTTTCTTTCCATGATAAAGAAATCAAGCTGCATAACATCTTGTTTTTTTTGGTTCAGTTCTTACAAGACTAAAATCACTCAAAATGTTCAGCAAAGGACTGTTCTATTTTGAAATAAGAACTTCAAGATGCCAATGAGGGGAGGAATTTAAATTTTGCATGTTTTCCAAGTACATTTAAAATTTGCAGATTTGTATGGCTACAGAATTAAGTGGACTAAAGATGATATCAGCTCTTCCTCAAAACTGCTATTGCAAGCCTACTTTAAATTGAATATTTTCAGCATATGCATTTTATAACACAGAGATCTTATCATGTGAAAAATACCTCAGCTTTACTCAAGACGGCTAACTGCTACTTTGTGCAGTCAGTCAACTTGGAGGTGATAGATTTTCTATTTTGGCAGATACATTTTGCCTTGCAGACACATTAAACTATGTAATTGGATGGACACCTTAACCTATGTAGTTGGATGGACACCTTAACCTATGCAATTGGATGGTTCAAAGAACACCCCGGCTTTTCTCAAGACTGCTACAACCATCCTGTTTTACTGGTTCAAAGAACACCTCAGCTTTTCTCAAGACTGCTATAACCATCCTACTTTACTGGTTCAAAGAATACCTCTAATTTACTATGCCTCAAATTTTCTCAGGAATGCCACAACAACCCAACTTTACTAGTTCAAAGAATACTTTGGCTTTTCTAAGCCTCAGCTTTTCTCAACGCTGCTACAACCACCCTACTTTTCTTAGTCAGTGAACTTTGCAAAGCAGATAGATTTTGGATGTTTTCTGTTGATGCATCTTAATTTACAGACACCTTAACCTACAAAGTTGGACTACTCAAAGAATACAATGGCTTTCCTCAAGACAGATACAAGCACCTTATTTAGCATTATCAGCGAATCAG from Cryptomeria japonica chromosome 3, Sugi_1.0, whole genome shotgun sequence harbors:
- the LOC131048762 gene encoding large ribosomal subunit protein eL8y isoform X1, with the protein product MMAPKRGVKPPVAAKKKVTKVVNPLFEKRPKQFGIGGALPPKKDLHRFVKWPKIIRIQRQRRILKQRLKVPPALNQFTKTLDKNLASNLFKMLLKYRPEDKAAKKERLLKKAQAEAEGKPIEVKKPIVVKYGINHVTYLIEQSKAQLVVIAHDVDPIELVVWLPALCRKMNIPYCIVKGKARLGTIVHKKNATALCLTSVKNEDKMEFSRIVEAIKANFNDKFDEYRRQWGGGIMGTKSQAKTKAREKLLAKEAAQRLT
- the LOC131048762 gene encoding large ribosomal subunit protein eL8y isoform X2; translation: MAPKRGVKPPVAAKKKVTKVVNPLFEKRPKQFGIGGALPPKKDLHRFVKWPKIIRIQRQRRILKQRLKVPPALNQFTKTLDKNLASNLFKMLLKYRPEDKAAKKERLLKKAQAEAEGKPIEVKKPIVVKYGINHVTYLIEQSKAQLVVIAHDVDPIELVVWLPALCRKMNIPYCIVKGKARLGTIVHKKNATALCLTSVKNEDKMEFSRIVEAIKANFNDKFDEYRRQWGGGIMGTKSQAKTKAREKLLAKEAAQRLT